A stretch of Bordetella genomosp. 13 DNA encodes these proteins:
- a CDS encoding type II toxin-antitoxin system RelB/DinJ family antitoxin: MAHTSMLHIRVDDELKAAAAATLANVGLTVSDAVRILLTRIAKEGGLPAGLAVDPAAYDDWFRAKVQEAVDDKRPTTPHKQVMDKAQAIIDRKRRASKA, encoded by the coding sequence ATGGCTCACACCTCAATGCTGCACATCCGTGTGGACGACGAACTGAAAGCCGCCGCTGCCGCTACGCTTGCCAACGTCGGACTGACGGTATCGGATGCCGTGCGTATCTTGCTAACCCGCATTGCCAAGGAAGGCGGGCTTCCCGCTGGTTTGGCCGTCGATCCCGCAGCCTATGACGATTGGTTTCGAGCCAAGGTACAGGAAGCCGTGGATGACAAGCGCCCCACAACGCCACACAAGCAAGTGATGGACAAGGCACAGGCCATCATCGACAGGAAACGCCGTGCCAGCAAAGCTTGA
- a CDS encoding type II toxin-antitoxin system RelE/ParE family toxin, with the protein MPAKLEWKQIAQEEFLQHIDYIADESPDAAQKLKDEVESKVNELPEHPKLYRPGRVPGTREMVVRANYIVVYEEDETMVTVLRVLHAAQLYPPQ; encoded by the coding sequence GTGCCAGCAAAGCTTGAGTGGAAGCAGATTGCACAGGAGGAATTCCTTCAGCATATCGACTACATCGCGGACGAAAGTCCCGATGCGGCGCAGAAACTGAAGGACGAAGTCGAATCCAAAGTCAACGAACTACCCGAGCATCCCAAGCTGTATCGTCCTGGCCGTGTGCCAGGCACCCGCGAAATGGTGGTGCGCGCCAACTACATCGTCGTCTACGAAGAGGACGAAACCATGGTCACGGTCTTGCGCGTGCTGCACGCGGCGCAACTTTATCCTCCGCAATAG